The following are encoded together in the Novipirellula caenicola genome:
- a CDS encoding DUF2924 domain-containing protein, producing the protein MSLNINREVARMKRMATGALKDHYESVCGEPPRSHNRDWLVKKIAWRLQANEEGGLPERVRQRALAMADDADLRKRPPRDFTMKIDEANEQTCLVAADDDRDERLPPPGTILTKTYKGRTLTVLVRQSDFEFNGEIFSTLSAIANAVTGSHVNGFTFFKLSQKKGANQ; encoded by the coding sequence ATGTCCTTAAACATCAACCGCGAAGTCGCCCGCATGAAGCGAATGGCGACCGGGGCTTTGAAAGACCATTACGAGTCCGTCTGCGGCGAGCCCCCACGCAGCCACAATCGCGATTGGCTTGTCAAGAAAATTGCTTGGCGGCTGCAAGCGAACGAAGAAGGAGGTTTGCCAGAACGAGTACGCCAGCGGGCGCTAGCGATGGCCGACGACGCCGACTTGCGAAAACGTCCGCCTCGCGACTTTACCATGAAGATCGACGAAGCCAATGAACAAACGTGCCTCGTTGCTGCTGACGATGATCGTGACGAACGATTGCCGCCGCCTGGCACCATTCTGACGAAGACCTATAAGGGCAGGACGTTAACCGTTTTGGTCCGTCAAAGCGACTTCGAGTTCAACGGCGAGATATTCAGCACGCTATCGGCAATCGCTAACGCGGTGACCGGCTCGCACGTCAACGGTTTCACGTTTTTTAAACTGAGCCAGAAGAAGGGGGCAAATCAATGA